A single genomic interval of Vulpes vulpes isolate BD-2025 chromosome 3, VulVul3, whole genome shotgun sequence harbors:
- the LOC112934250 gene encoding cytochrome c oxidase subunit 6A1, mitochondrial, protein MASAAAVFRLSGLLGRSGAQLGRSMSSGAHGEEGSARMWKALTYFVALPGVGVSMLNVFLKSHHGEHERPEFIAYPHLRIRSKPFPWGDGNHTLFHNSHVNPLPTGYEDE, encoded by the coding sequence ATGGCGTCGGCGGCGGCTGTGTTCCGGCTCTCTGGGCTGCTAGGTCGGTCCGGGGCACAGCTGGGGCGGTCCATGTCGAGCGGCGCCCACGGCGAGGAGGGCTCAGCTCGCATGTGGAAGGCCCTCACCTACTTCGTAGCGCTCCCTGGCGTGGGAGTGAGCATGCTGAACGTCTTCCTGAAGTCGCATCACGGAGAGCACGAGAGACCTGAGTTCATCGCCTACCCCCATCTCCGCATCAGGTCCAAGCCCTTTCCCTGGGGAGATGGTAATCATACTCTATTCCATAACTCTCACGTGAATCCACTTCCAACCGGCTATGAAGATGAATAA